From one Nonomuraea polychroma genomic stretch:
- a CDS encoding ABC transporter substrate-binding protein yields the protein MRRKSALAAAATAALALVLSACGGGGGQPQPAQTATGGGAAAQPAANIALSQVFNASTKKGGTLKAAHSSDWDSLDPADTYYGYSFNFGRLYWRTLTMYKPGPGPEGATVVPDLAEGLGQPSSDGKTWTYKIKSGLKYEDGSPITAQDVAYAVARSFDKETFTHGPSYLNELLDWPKDFKGVYKTPDVDYKSAVEATDDTTVVFHLKKPFASMDYIVQMPMTAPVPKAKDTGAKYREHVISSGPYKFESVQAGKSLALVRNDQWDAATDPNRPALPDRIEVQLNVNADDLDNQLISGNIHLDVPGTGLQPAALGKVLPDPALKARTDNPVLQRLWFVSVIPDTKPLDNLDCRKAVMWAADRVANQTAFGGPVAGGDIATNVMPPPIKGQQKFDLYQTPENKGDVTKAKEALTACGQPNGFSTTMSFRSDRPREKALAEAMQQALARVGIKLTLKGFPASSYFSDYAGNVEYVKKNGIGLAAHGWGSDWPDGYGFLQAIVDSRTIRPAGNYNLSVKNPEVDKLIDQASAELDATKREQLWVDVDKKVMEDASILPVVWAKALLLRGQGVTNIAYNEGQQAYDYILLGVQ from the coding sequence ATGAGAAGGAAATCCGCACTGGCGGCAGCCGCGACAGCGGCGCTCGCCTTGGTGCTCTCCGCCTGTGGCGGAGGCGGTGGCCAGCCGCAGCCGGCCCAGACGGCCACTGGTGGTGGCGCCGCCGCGCAACCCGCGGCGAACATCGCCCTGAGTCAGGTGTTCAACGCTTCGACCAAGAAGGGGGGGACGCTGAAGGCGGCGCACTCCTCCGACTGGGACAGCCTCGACCCGGCCGACACCTACTACGGCTACTCCTTCAACTTCGGCCGCCTCTACTGGCGGACGCTGACGATGTACAAGCCGGGACCGGGCCCCGAGGGCGCCACCGTCGTGCCGGACCTGGCCGAGGGCCTCGGCCAGCCGAGCTCCGACGGCAAGACCTGGACGTACAAGATCAAGAGTGGTCTGAAGTACGAGGACGGCTCGCCGATCACCGCCCAGGACGTGGCGTACGCGGTGGCCAGGTCGTTCGACAAGGAGACCTTCACGCACGGCCCCTCCTACCTCAATGAGCTGCTGGACTGGCCGAAGGACTTCAAGGGCGTCTACAAGACCCCCGACGTGGACTACAAGTCGGCCGTCGAGGCGACCGACGACACCACGGTCGTCTTCCACCTGAAGAAGCCGTTCGCGTCGATGGACTACATCGTCCAGATGCCGATGACGGCCCCGGTGCCCAAGGCCAAGGACACCGGCGCGAAGTACCGCGAGCACGTGATCTCCTCCGGCCCGTACAAGTTCGAGAGCGTCCAGGCCGGCAAGAGCCTGGCGCTGGTCCGCAACGACCAGTGGGACGCGGCGACCGACCCCAACCGCCCGGCGCTGCCGGACCGCATCGAGGTCCAGCTCAACGTCAACGCCGATGACCTGGACAACCAGCTCATCTCCGGCAACATCCACCTGGACGTGCCGGGCACCGGTCTGCAGCCGGCCGCGCTGGGCAAGGTCCTGCCGGACCCGGCGCTGAAGGCCCGTACCGACAACCCGGTCCTGCAGCGTCTGTGGTTCGTGTCGGTCATCCCCGACACCAAGCCGCTGGACAACCTCGACTGCCGCAAGGCCGTCATGTGGGCCGCGGACCGCGTCGCCAACCAGACCGCCTTCGGCGGCCCGGTCGCCGGTGGCGACATCGCCACGAACGTCATGCCGCCGCCTATCAAGGGCCAGCAGAAGTTCGACCTGTACCAGACGCCGGAGAACAAGGGCGACGTCACCAAGGCCAAGGAGGCCCTGACGGCCTGCGGCCAGCCCAACGGCTTCTCCACGACCATGTCCTTCCGCTCCGACCGGCCGCGTGAGAAGGCGCTGGCCGAGGCGATGCAGCAGGCCCTGGCCCGGGTCGGGATCAAGTTGACGCTCAAGGGCTTCCCGGCGTCCAGCTACTTCTCCGACTACGCCGGCAACGTCGAGTACGTGAAGAAGAACGGCATCGGCCTGGCCGCCCACGGCTGGGGCTCGGACTGGCCCGACGGCTACGGCTTCCTGCAGGCCATCGTCGACAGCCGCACGATCCGCCCGGCGGGCAACTACAACCTCAGCGTGAAGAACCCTGAGGTGGACAAGCTGATCGACCAGGCCTCGGCGGAACTCGACGCCACGAAGCGCGAGCAGCTCTGGGTCGACGTGGACAAGAAGGTCATGGAGGACGCCTCCATCCTTCCCGTGGTCTGGGCCAAGGCCCTGCTCCTGCGCGGCCAGGGCGTGACGAACATCGCCTACAACGAGGGCCAGCAGGCGTACGACTACATCTTGCTCGGCGTCCAGTAG
- a CDS encoding ABC transporter permease — MTAPLDVSGSAAEAHPESVLAGAGKAIQGRSLTRIAWMRLRRDKVALAGGVFVVFLILVSIFSSPIIAAFGHPPLEFHQDAIDQSTLLPKGTFGGVSSEYLLGVEPVNGRDIFSRIVAGAGISLLIGFLATLVSVLIGTVLGVLAGYFGGWVDQVIGRIMDVFLAFPLLVFAIALAGVVPDKGFGLEGNGLRVAMLVFIIGFFSWPSIGRIVRGQTLSLREREFVDAARSLGARHGYILFREVLPNLMAPILVYATLLIPTNILFEAALSFLGVGINPPTPTWGGMLSEAVRFYTLPHFVLFPGLAIFVTVLAFNLFGDGLRDAFDPRAH, encoded by the coding sequence ATGACCGCGCCGCTAGACGTTTCCGGTTCCGCGGCAGAAGCGCATCCGGAGTCGGTGCTCGCGGGAGCCGGCAAGGCCATCCAGGGGCGATCCCTCACCAGGATCGCCTGGATGCGGCTGAGGCGGGACAAGGTCGCGCTCGCCGGTGGTGTCTTCGTCGTCTTCCTGATCCTGGTGTCGATCTTCTCCTCGCCGATCATCGCCGCCTTCGGGCACCCGCCGCTGGAGTTCCACCAGGACGCCATCGACCAGAGCACGCTCCTGCCCAAGGGCACCTTCGGTGGTGTGAGCAGCGAATACCTGCTCGGCGTCGAGCCGGTCAACGGCCGTGACATCTTCAGCCGCATCGTCGCCGGCGCCGGCATCTCGCTGCTGATCGGCTTCCTCGCCACCCTCGTGTCCGTGCTCATCGGCACGGTCCTAGGCGTTCTGGCAGGCTACTTCGGCGGCTGGGTCGACCAGGTCATCGGCCGGATCATGGACGTCTTCCTCGCCTTCCCGCTGCTGGTCTTCGCCATCGCGCTGGCCGGGGTCGTCCCCGACAAGGGGTTCGGCCTGGAGGGCAATGGGCTGCGCGTGGCGATGCTCGTCTTCATCATCGGGTTCTTCAGCTGGCCCAGCATCGGCCGCATCGTGCGCGGGCAGACCCTGTCGCTGCGCGAGCGGGAGTTCGTGGACGCCGCGCGCAGCCTCGGGGCACGCCACGGCTACATCCTGTTCCGCGAGGTGCTGCCCAACCTGATGGCGCCGATCCTGGTCTACGCGACCCTGCTCATTCCGACCAACATCCTCTTCGAGGCCGCGCTCTCGTTCCTGGGCGTCGGCATCAACCCGCCGACCCCGACCTGGGGCGGCATGCTGTCGGAGGCGGTGCGTTTCTACACACTCCCGCACTTCGTGCTCTTCCCGGGCCTGGCGATCTTCGTTACCGTCCTGGCGTTCAACCTGTTCGGCGACGGGCTGAGGGACGCCTTCGACCCGCGCGCGCACTGA
- a CDS encoding cellulose synthase — translation MDMFNQLASLWLPLCAGATVAGLVFSFMTFRRRGAASGLRVAAWALLPMAAYLTGALQTLWTIGTTLVGFVTGLVLNPLVWAGVAVTGLSVVLFVVSGVLRGRKLSAGRKKSASDTPAQHSVKPSANKPAAATKPQPAVSAPKTAKSDDDFSDIEELLKRRGIS, via the coding sequence ATGGACATGTTCAACCAGCTCGCTTCGCTTTGGCTGCCGCTGTGTGCCGGTGCGACCGTCGCCGGGCTGGTGTTCAGCTTCATGACGTTCCGCCGCAGGGGGGCGGCCTCGGGGCTGCGGGTGGCGGCATGGGCGTTGCTGCCCATGGCGGCCTACCTGACCGGCGCGTTGCAGACGCTGTGGACCATCGGCACGACCCTGGTGGGGTTCGTCACCGGACTGGTGCTCAACCCGCTGGTCTGGGCCGGCGTGGCGGTCACGGGGCTGTCGGTGGTGCTGTTCGTCGTGTCCGGGGTCCTGCGCGGCAGGAAGCTGTCCGCGGGCAGGAAGAAGTCCGCTTCTGACACTCCGGCGCAACATTCCGTTAAGCCTTCAGCGAACAAGCCGGCCGCCGCGACCAAGCCTCAGCCGGCCGTGAGCGCACCCAAGACGGCGAAGAGCGACGACGACTTTTCGGACATCGAAGAACTTCTCAAACGCCGTGGTATCAGCTGA
- a CDS encoding HAD family hydrolase has translation MEAVFFDMDGLLVDSERVWLEIETEVMGRLGGQWTPEHQAHLVGGSMERTVGYMLAVSGSGVPGATVRQWMLDGMVARLSDGVEVMPGASELLEAVRAEGVPVGLVTSSLKEIADAVLTSVGRDRFDVVVTADDVSRTKPDPEPYLTAANLLGVEPVRCVVLEDSPNGVAAATAAGCAVVAVPGLLPVEPAPGRMVVSSLERVAVADLRALLTF, from the coding sequence ATGGAAGCCGTCTTCTTCGACATGGACGGGCTGCTGGTGGACAGCGAGCGGGTCTGGCTGGAGATCGAGACCGAGGTGATGGGCCGGCTCGGCGGGCAGTGGACGCCCGAGCACCAGGCCCACCTCGTCGGCGGCTCCATGGAGCGGACGGTCGGCTACATGCTGGCCGTGTCCGGCTCCGGCGTGCCCGGCGCCACCGTGCGGCAGTGGATGCTCGACGGCATGGTGGCGCGCCTGTCGGACGGGGTGGAGGTGATGCCGGGCGCCTCCGAGCTGCTGGAGGCCGTACGGGCCGAGGGGGTGCCCGTGGGGCTCGTCACGTCCTCGCTGAAGGAGATCGCCGACGCGGTGCTCACGAGCGTCGGCAGGGACCGCTTCGACGTCGTGGTCACCGCTGACGACGTCTCCCGTACCAAGCCGGACCCGGAGCCGTACCTGACGGCCGCGAACCTGCTCGGTGTGGAGCCGGTCCGCTGCGTCGTCCTGGAGGACTCGCCGAACGGCGTGGCAGCGGCCACCGCCGCCGGCTGCGCCGTCGTGGCGGTCCCCGGCCTCCTGCCCGTCGAGCCGGCCCCCGGCCGGATGGTGGTCTCCTCCCTGGAACGGGTCGCGGTCGCCGACCTCAGGGCTCTCCTGACCTTCTGA
- the metH gene encoding methionine synthase, with product MSVFPSFREVLSQRVIVADGAMGTMLQAQDPTLDDFHGHEGCNEVLNVTRPDIVRGVHDAYFAVGVDCVETNTFGANLAALGEYDISDRVFEYSEAGARIAREAADHWSTPDQPRFVLGSMGPGTKLPTLGHMPYASLRDAYRDNAAGLIAGGADALIIETCQDLLQVKAAVIGAKRAAEASGRDIPIIAQVTIETNGAMLLGSEIGAALTAIEPLGVDIIGLNCATGPAEMSEHLRYLARHSRLKLSCMPNAGLPVLTSDGAYYPLSAQELADAHDTFTRDYGLSLVGGCCGTTPEHLRQVVERVRGKQVAPRRPHPEPGASSLYQTVPFRQDTSYLAIGERCNTNGSKAFREAMLAGRWDDCVEMARDQARDGAHMLDLCVDYVGRDGVSDMKELAFRFATASTLPIMLDSTEPAVLKAGLEMLGGRAAVNSVNYEDGDGPDSRFQKIMRLVREHGSAVVALTIDEEGQARTAEWKVRVATRLIEDLTGNWGMRVEDIIVDCLTFPIATGQEETRRDGLETIEAIRELKRRYPGVQTTLGLSNISFGLNPAARMVLNSVFLNECVNAGLDSAIVHASKILPMARIPDEQRQVALDMVYDRRRDGYDPLQRFMDLFEGVDAAAMRAGKAEELAALPLWERLKRRIIDGERKGLEADLDTALDQRPALEIINEVLLDGMKTVGELFGSGQMQLPFVLQSAEVMKAAVAYLEPHMERVEGETKGRIVLATVKGDVHDIGKNLVDIILSNNGYQVVNLGIKQPVSAILEAADEQKADVIGMSGLLVKSTVIMKENLEEMNSRGLSQKYPVLLGGAALTRAYVEQDLAELFEGEVRYARDAFEGLRLMDAFMAVKRGVAGATLPPLRERRVKTGAVLTRTPVEELPARSDVAADNPVPAPPFYGDRIVKGISLNDYSAFLDERALFLGQWGLKPTRGGSGPGYEELVETEGRPRLRMWLERIQTEGLLEAAVVYGHFPCVSDGDSLIVLDEDGRERTRFTFPRQRRDRHLCLSDFFRSKDSGEVDVVGFQVVTMGSKIAEATAELFAKDAYRDYLELHGLSVQLTEALAEYWHARVRAEWGIGGDESLDDMLKVNIQGCRYSFGYPACPNLEDQVQLFQLLDPERIGVTLSEEFQLHPEQATSALVAHHPEAKYFNV from the coding sequence ATGAGCGTCTTCCCGTCCTTCCGAGAAGTGTTGTCCCAACGCGTGATCGTCGCCGACGGCGCAATGGGCACGATGCTCCAGGCCCAGGACCCGACCCTCGACGACTTCCACGGTCACGAGGGTTGCAACGAGGTGCTCAACGTCACCCGCCCCGACATCGTCAGGGGCGTCCACGACGCCTACTTCGCCGTCGGCGTCGACTGCGTCGAGACCAACACCTTCGGTGCCAACCTCGCTGCCCTTGGCGAATACGACATTTCCGACCGGGTCTTCGAATACTCCGAGGCGGGCGCCAGGATCGCCCGTGAGGCCGCCGACCACTGGTCCACGCCGGACCAGCCGCGGTTCGTGCTCGGCTCGATGGGCCCCGGCACCAAGCTGCCCACGCTGGGCCACATGCCCTACGCCAGCCTGCGCGACGCGTACCGCGACAACGCGGCCGGCCTGATCGCGGGCGGCGCCGACGCTCTGATCATCGAGACCTGCCAGGACCTCCTCCAGGTCAAGGCCGCCGTCATCGGCGCCAAGCGGGCCGCCGAGGCCTCCGGACGGGACATCCCGATCATCGCCCAGGTCACGATCGAGACCAACGGCGCGATGCTGCTCGGCTCCGAGATCGGCGCCGCGCTGACCGCGATCGAGCCGCTCGGCGTCGACATCATCGGGCTCAACTGCGCGACCGGCCCGGCGGAGATGAGCGAGCACCTGCGCTACCTCGCCCGCCACTCGCGCCTCAAGCTCAGCTGCATGCCCAACGCGGGCCTGCCGGTGCTGACCTCCGACGGCGCCTACTACCCGCTGTCGGCCCAGGAGCTCGCCGACGCGCACGACACCTTCACCCGCGACTACGGCCTGTCCCTGGTCGGCGGCTGCTGCGGCACCACCCCCGAGCACCTGCGCCAGGTCGTCGAGCGGGTCCGCGGCAAGCAGGTGGCGCCGCGCCGCCCGCACCCCGAGCCGGGCGCGTCCTCGCTCTACCAGACCGTGCCGTTCCGCCAGGACACCTCCTACCTGGCCATCGGCGAGCGCTGCAACACCAACGGCTCCAAGGCCTTCCGCGAGGCCATGCTGGCCGGCCGCTGGGACGACTGCGTGGAGATGGCCCGCGACCAGGCCCGCGACGGCGCCCACATGCTCGACCTGTGCGTCGACTACGTCGGCCGCGACGGCGTGTCCGACATGAAGGAGCTGGCCTTCCGCTTCGCCACCGCCTCCACTCTGCCGATCATGCTCGACTCGACCGAGCCGGCGGTGCTGAAGGCCGGGCTGGAGATGCTCGGCGGACGCGCCGCCGTCAACTCCGTCAACTACGAGGACGGCGACGGCCCCGACTCCCGCTTCCAGAAGATCATGCGTCTGGTGCGCGAGCACGGCTCGGCCGTCGTCGCGCTCACCATCGACGAGGAGGGCCAGGCGCGCACCGCCGAGTGGAAGGTACGCGTCGCCACCCGCCTCATCGAGGACCTGACCGGCAACTGGGGCATGCGGGTCGAGGACATCATCGTCGACTGTCTCACCTTCCCCATCGCCACCGGGCAGGAGGAGACCAGGCGCGACGGCCTGGAGACCATCGAGGCCATCCGCGAGCTCAAGCGCCGCTACCCGGGCGTGCAGACCACGCTGGGCCTGTCCAACATCAGCTTCGGCCTCAACCCGGCCGCCCGCATGGTGCTCAACTCGGTGTTCCTCAACGAGTGCGTCAACGCCGGTCTCGACTCCGCCATCGTGCACGCCTCCAAGATCCTGCCGATGGCGCGCATCCCCGACGAGCAGCGCCAGGTCGCGCTCGACATGGTCTACGACCGCCGTCGCGACGGCTACGACCCGCTGCAGCGCTTCATGGACCTGTTCGAGGGCGTCGACGCCGCCGCCATGCGCGCGGGCAAGGCCGAGGAGCTGGCCGCGCTGCCGCTGTGGGAGCGGCTCAAGCGACGCATCATCGACGGCGAGCGCAAGGGCCTGGAGGCCGACCTCGACACGGCGCTCGACCAGCGGCCCGCCCTGGAGATCATTAACGAGGTGCTGCTCGACGGCATGAAGACCGTGGGCGAGCTGTTCGGCTCCGGGCAGATGCAGCTGCCGTTCGTGCTGCAGTCGGCCGAGGTCATGAAGGCCGCCGTCGCCTACCTCGAGCCGCACATGGAGCGCGTCGAGGGCGAGACGAAGGGCCGCATCGTGCTGGCCACCGTCAAGGGCGACGTCCACGACATCGGCAAGAACCTCGTCGACATCATCCTGTCCAACAACGGCTACCAGGTCGTCAACCTCGGCATCAAGCAGCCGGTGTCGGCCATCCTGGAGGCCGCCGACGAGCAGAAGGCCGACGTCATCGGCATGTCGGGCCTGCTGGTGAAGTCGACGGTCATCATGAAGGAGAACCTGGAGGAGATGAACTCCAGGGGCCTGTCGCAGAAATACCCCGTGCTGCTCGGCGGTGCCGCCCTGACCCGCGCCTACGTCGAGCAGGACCTGGCCGAACTGTTCGAGGGCGAGGTGCGCTACGCCCGCGACGCGTTCGAGGGGCTGCGGCTGATGGACGCGTTCATGGCGGTCAAGCGCGGCGTCGCCGGCGCGACGCTGCCGCCGCTGCGCGAGCGGCGCGTCAAGACCGGCGCCGTGCTCACCCGCACCCCGGTCGAGGAGCTGCCCGCCCGCTCCGACGTGGCCGCCGACAACCCCGTGCCGGCGCCGCCGTTCTACGGCGACCGCATCGTCAAGGGCATCTCGCTGAACGACTACTCCGCCTTCCTCGACGAGCGGGCCCTGTTCCTGGGCCAGTGGGGACTCAAGCCCACCAGGGGCGGCAGCGGGCCCGGCTACGAGGAGCTGGTCGAGACCGAGGGCCGGCCGCGGCTGCGCATGTGGCTGGAGCGCATCCAGACCGAGGGCCTGCTGGAGGCGGCCGTCGTCTACGGGCACTTCCCGTGCGTCAGCGACGGCGACTCGCTGATCGTCCTTGACGAGGACGGCCGGGAGCGCACCCGCTTCACGTTCCCGCGCCAGCGCCGTGACCGCCACCTGTGCCTGTCGGACTTCTTCCGGTCCAAGGACTCCGGCGAGGTCGACGTGGTCGGCTTCCAGGTCGTCACCATGGGCTCGAAGATCGCCGAGGCCACGGCCGAGCTGTTCGCCAAGGACGCCTACCGCGACTACCTGGAGCTGCACGGGCTGTCGGTGCAGCTCACCGAGGCCTTGGCCGAATACTGGCACGCCCGGGTCCGCGCGGAGTGGGGCATCGGCGGCGACGAGTCGCTCGACGACATGCTCAAGGTCAACATCCAGGGTTGCCGCTACTCGTTCGGCTACCCGGCCTGCCCCAACCTCGAGGACCAGGTGCAGCTGTTCCAGCTGCTCGATCCCGAGCGGATCGGCGTCACCCTGTCGGAGGAGTTCCAGCTCCACCCCGAGCAGGCCACCTCCGCCCTGGTCGCCCACCACCCCGAGGCCAAGTACTTCAACGTCTGA
- a CDS encoding universal stress protein, translating into MAYRTVLVGTDGSASSFRAVSAAASLAAATGATLVLACAYLPMRESERAAAADRLGELAYKVSGSTPADDALRAAREHAVAAGAGDVVLATGQGEAVDVLISLAGRHRADLIVVGNRGLNSLAGRLLGSVPSGVSHRASCDVLIVHTTDGKG; encoded by the coding sequence ATGGCCTACCGCACCGTGCTCGTCGGCACCGACGGTTCCGCCTCCTCCTTCCGGGCCGTGTCCGCAGCGGCGTCCCTGGCCGCGGCGACCGGCGCCACACTTGTCCTGGCCTGCGCCTACCTGCCCATGAGGGAGAGCGAGCGGGCGGCGGCCGCTGATCGGCTCGGCGAGCTCGCGTACAAGGTGAGCGGCTCCACCCCGGCCGATGACGCGTTGCGTGCGGCACGCGAGCACGCCGTCGCGGCGGGCGCCGGCGACGTGGTCCTGGCCACCGGGCAGGGCGAGGCCGTGGACGTGCTCATCTCCCTGGCGGGCAGGCACCGCGCGGACCTCATCGTGGTGGGCAACCGCGGGCTCAACAGCCTGGCCGGCCGGTTGCTCGGATCCGTCCCCTCGGGCGTGTCCCACCGCGCCTCATGCGACGTGCTGATCGTGCACACCACCGACGGCAAAGGCTGA
- a CDS encoding PAC2 family protein: MIELEGLPELVDPVLIAAFEGWNDAGEASSGVIAHLESAWKAEPLIALDPDDYYDFQVTRPVVEMNDGLTQSIMWPTTRLLRARPAGAERDIVLLRGIEPNMRWRSFCADIIEICRELGVELAVMLGALLNDSPHTRPVPILGGATDATLARSTNLELSRYEGPTGIVGVLQHAFGQAGLDAISLWASVPHYVAQPPNPKATLALLRRLEDVLEIPMPLGDLDEEARAWERGVDELASQDTEVAEYVKELEERKDAAELPEASGDAIAAEFERYLRRRDRDTDS, translated from the coding sequence GTGATAGAGCTCGAAGGGCTCCCCGAGCTCGTCGACCCGGTGCTCATTGCCGCGTTCGAGGGGTGGAACGACGCGGGCGAGGCCTCCAGCGGCGTGATCGCCCATCTCGAGTCCGCGTGGAAGGCCGAGCCGCTCATCGCGCTCGACCCGGACGATTACTACGACTTCCAGGTGACCCGGCCCGTGGTCGAGATGAACGACGGGCTGACGCAGTCGATCATGTGGCCGACGACACGGCTGCTGCGTGCCAGGCCGGCCGGTGCGGAGCGCGACATCGTGCTGCTGCGCGGCATCGAGCCCAACATGCGCTGGCGCTCGTTCTGCGCCGACATCATCGAGATCTGCCGCGAGCTGGGCGTGGAGCTGGCCGTCATGCTGGGCGCGCTGCTCAACGACTCCCCGCACACGCGCCCGGTGCCCATCCTGGGCGGCGCGACGGACGCGACGCTGGCCCGCTCGACCAACCTGGAGCTGAGCCGCTACGAGGGCCCGACGGGCATCGTCGGAGTGCTGCAGCACGCGTTCGGCCAGGCGGGGCTCGACGCCATCTCGCTGTGGGCGTCGGTGCCGCACTACGTGGCCCAGCCGCCCAACCCGAAGGCGACGCTGGCGCTGCTGCGCCGGCTGGAGGACGTGCTCGAGATCCCGATGCCGCTCGGCGACCTCGACGAGGAGGCCCGCGCGTGGGAGCGCGGCGTCGACGAGCTGGCCTCCCAGGACACCGAGGTGGCGGAGTACGTCAAGGAGCTGGAGGAGCGCAAGGACGCCGCCGAGCTGCCCGAGGCCAGCGGGGACGCGATCGCGGCCGAGTTCGAGCGTTACCTGCGGCGTCGGGACCGCGACACCGACAGCTGA
- a CDS encoding TetR/AcrR family transcriptional regulator C-terminal domain-containing protein: MAVSVREDRTGGPVDHFLALLQDRLPLWLSILHDLSHRIGKGCVSDNLLPVARSGIDYYIEVQGAALPAFTSPNVTVRFRQAIRDNGLGPHAETAPLAAYLAAEQRLGRIRSDVDPEASARLLIAGCFHRAYIEMLVGADTSPTREASAVEIVRELRLEPVTTAVA, translated from the coding sequence ATGGCCGTCTCAGTCCGGGAGGACCGCACCGGCGGCCCCGTGGACCACTTCCTTGCCCTGCTTCAGGACCGGCTCCCGCTCTGGCTCAGCATTCTCCACGATCTTTCCCATCGTATCGGGAAAGGGTGCGTATCAGACAATCTCCTTCCTGTCGCCCGATCGGGCATTGACTACTACATCGAGGTGCAGGGCGCGGCGCTGCCCGCGTTCACGTCGCCGAACGTGACCGTCCGCTTCCGTCAGGCCATCCGCGACAACGGGCTCGGGCCCCACGCCGAGACCGCACCGCTGGCCGCTTATTTGGCGGCCGAGCAGCGGCTGGGGCGGATACGTTCCGACGTCGACCCGGAGGCCAGCGCCCGGTTGCTGATCGCGGGCTGCTTCCACCGGGCCTACATCGAGATGCTCGTCGGCGCCGACACGAGCCCGACGCGCGAGGCCAGCGCGGTGGAGATCGTGCGGGAGCTGCGCCTGGAGCCCGTCACCACCGCGGTCGCCTGA
- a CDS encoding sirohydrochlorin chelatase: MKPTLVLAAHGTRSAAGEETLSALTRTAARARPGQRVELSYLEISSPLLSDVLDAVRGPVVVVPLLLAGGYHVHIDLPNVIAEHRPDAVVAGWLGPHRLLTSVLARKLARAGLRATDAVVLGAAGSSDPAALADVRAAAHQLAVRLARPVTAAFASAGSPSLEEAMERLGSTPAARVAIASYVLAPGYFHDRLAAAGAGLVSEPLGADPDVAALIWHRYDEALRGRRAMPQSAQASSRH, encoded by the coding sequence GTGAAGCCCACCCTTGTCCTGGCCGCGCACGGGACCCGCAGCGCCGCGGGGGAGGAGACCCTGTCGGCCCTGACGCGGACGGCCGCCAGAGCCCGTCCGGGGCAGCGGGTCGAGCTCAGTTACCTCGAGATCAGCTCGCCCCTGCTGTCCGACGTCCTCGACGCCGTCCGCGGCCCGGTGGTGGTGGTCCCGCTGCTGCTGGCCGGCGGCTACCACGTCCACATCGACCTGCCCAACGTCATCGCCGAGCATCGGCCCGACGCCGTGGTGGCCGGCTGGCTCGGCCCGCACCGGCTGCTGACGTCCGTGCTGGCCCGCAAGCTGGCCCGCGCGGGGCTGCGCGCCACCGACGCCGTCGTGCTCGGCGCGGCCGGCTCCTCCGACCCGGCCGCGCTCGCCGACGTGCGCGCCGCGGCGCACCAGCTCGCGGTACGCCTGGCCCGCCCGGTCACGGCGGCCTTCGCCTCGGCCGGCTCCCCGTCGCTCGAGGAGGCCATGGAGCGGCTCGGCTCGACGCCGGCCGCCCGCGTGGCGATCGCCTCGTACGTGCTGGCGCCCGGCTACTTCCACGACCGTCTGGCCGCGGCGGGTGCCGGGCTGGTGAGCGAGCCGCTGGGTGCCGACCCGGACGTGGCGGCGCTGATCTGGCACCGCTACGACGAGGCCCTGCGCGGCCGCCGCGCCATGCCGCAGAGCGCCCAGGCGTCGTCGCGACACTAG